AGGACATCTGCGGGGAGTTGTACACGCAACTCGGCGGGGTCTTTTGGTGCTTCCGGCGTGGGTGCTGATTCCGCTGCGCGCTTGGCCAACTCGATCTTGCGGTCGAGTTCGTCAAGGCGTGCGCCATGCACGTCCACATTGTTGCGCAGCGCGGAGATTTCGTTGTGGGCCTCTTTCAGCTCGCTAAGGAGGTCAGCAATGCGAGACTTTGCAGCGTAACGGTCATGCTCCAGGTCCTTCCTGCGCTCTGGGTCAGTCTCGGCGGAGAGCTGGCGTTTGTCGTCGAGCTCTCGCTTTTTCAACTTGCGCTCGTCTTCTTGGATACGCAGGATTTCCAGTTCCATGTCGCCAAGTGCGAGCTGAGCGGAGGACGCTGCGTCAGCCATGCGTGCACGATCGGCAATGAGCTTGTCTAGTTCCTGTTGCTCTGGGCTGACTCGGTCGGGTTG
The Corynebacterium breve genome window above contains:
- a CDS encoding zinc ribbon domain-containing protein, yielding MKLAPELHSLLLELATAERAVNQPDRVSPEQQELDKLIADRARMADAASSAQLALGDMELEILRIQEDERKLKKRELDDKRQLSAETDPERRKDLEHDRYAAKSRIADLLSELKEAHNEISALRNNVDVHGARLDELDRKIELAKRAAESAPTPEAPKDPAELRVQLPADVLSLFDDVSAATYNGRMCGGCFLQLPPSERAEVEAVPADELATCPNCGTILIR